Proteins from a genomic interval of Nautilia sp. PV-1:
- a CDS encoding respiratory chain complex I subunit 1 family protein: MNANLINFFVFPGGLFAVFLGLILISIERILVARFQGRVGPVFYQNIIDIIKLLNKETLIPKDAKDFVFKFAPLFGFSGMLVLVYFLPVPGVYEGVKGDYDLIILIYFMALPAISHILGGGASSSPYAAISVSRELKLMLVYEFVFIIIGLTLAIYVGHGSGEFSLKKIMDYQMQHGYFLFDWKLWPAFIAFLIFVLATLEVPPFEVAHHNHADIMEGYLIEYSGAPLALFEITDALKIVVLSIVFQIFFFPSVIGGDVVINLLWFVVKTLFLVGFIALAHASLASFRADQEFKFLIKVPVVLAFTSLVLVILSVKGLI, encoded by the coding sequence TTGAACGCTAATTTAATAAACTTTTTTGTCTTTCCGGGAGGGCTTTTTGCGGTGTTTTTAGGTCTTATACTTATCAGTATAGAAAGAATTTTGGTTGCAAGGTTCCAAGGACGCGTAGGTCCGGTTTTTTATCAGAATATAATCGATATTATAAAACTGTTAAATAAAGAAACGCTTATACCTAAAGACGCAAAGGATTTTGTATTTAAATTTGCGCCGCTTTTCGGATTTTCGGGAATGCTTGTTCTTGTTTACTTTTTACCGGTTCCCGGTGTATACGAAGGCGTAAAGGGTGATTACGATTTAATCATACTTATTTACTTTATGGCGCTTCCGGCTATTTCCCATATTCTGGGAGGTGGTGCGTCAAGCTCTCCTTATGCGGCTATCAGTGTAAGTAGGGAGCTGAAACTTATGCTTGTTTACGAGTTTGTATTTATTATTATAGGTCTTACATTGGCAATATATGTCGGACACGGAAGCGGTGAATTTTCTCTTAAAAAAATAATGGATTACCAGATGCAGCACGGCTACTTCCTTTTTGACTGGAAACTTTGGCCTGCGTTTATTGCGTTTTTAATATTTGTTCTGGCTACTTTAGAAGTGCCTCCTTTTGAAGTTGCGCACCATAACCATGCTGATATTATGGAAGGTTATTTAATCGAATACAGCGGAGCTCCTCTTGCTCTTTTTGAAATTACCGATGCGTTAAAAATCGTTGTTTTAAGCATAGTGTTTCAGATATTCTTTTTCCCGAGCGTAATAGGGGGAGATGTCGTTATTAATTTATTATGGTTTGTTGTTAAAACGCTTTTCCTTGTCGGATTTATAGCGTTGGCACATGCCTCTTTGGCATCTTTCAGAGCGGACCAGGAATTTAAATTTTTAATTAAAGTGCCTGTTGTGTTGGCATTTACATCACTTGTTTTAGTAATTCTTTCTGTTAAAGGATTAATATGA
- a CDS encoding complex I subunit 5 family protein has translation MESIVFLFLLVILALKIFALTNKENVKKSFVVASIAELFYLGVAIISNSALSAAVLHIEYQTVFRILAFLMLFEFFAFAKSEKLSDLAGVGFGWSGVVFGFAIFGSLGVSLITSKQLILNAFSSAGMFELGYMIVVINIVQAVYLMSLFETIVFKKGEKTAKITNLLPVGIFTLAGIAVFVLPQVYLIIPKLFGNIKPFTLSFGFDFSGIRGIFALIFAFIAFIVFLYSFDYIQKHKKFYYSALAILSIALIEVALSDSFESFYLFWELMTISSYLLIMHSREDAAISAAKIYFVMCIGGAYLLQLAFSDFYANGMEYFTDVSAVSLNIGILMLLGFGVKAGIVPLHKWLPAAHPEAPSSISAPLSGILTKAGIFGIITLIYVFNFNSQIFSYLLIGIGLVTLFYGEIKTLFEKDIKRLFAYSTIGQIGEIVTVLGLMSSLALSGALYHIINHAVVKDLLFLSAGLLIMSAGSRNLDDLKGIGKKMPLLAFPLGVGVFAISAFPPFGNFNSKFLMINASMQSDNYLVAFGLIIGAVIGFIGMLRVFRFIFLLNPVREFKKVGGLKLWVVYLLAFVSFLLGVFPKEVLSFINSAIHQTLALNVNTPDFVLNLPLSVIIMTLGAIVVFFFGKTSKNAGILAASFSFIALLEIFTHKFSFGVFFAGLVLFMAVLNFTYAIQYMDHSHKPNRFFANFMVMIVGILGVALAKNIYNMFFFWEIMGGWALYIALVHEEDDYSIREASKYLVYNFAGAGILMIGLSVILKYGNSCLVFKTIPLTHEVIFAISLLTIGFLAKAAQLPIRIDYQMHPKPAPTPISGYISSTMLKTGPFMLVKMFYFIIAGAVAIRLASIGVIGHIAATVGVVTILMGAAFGLLTNSMKRLLIFLTVAEIGYIIAGVSLLTNDGLAGGLLHLVNHMFFKDLLFLSAGAIFYKTGIDNLDEIGGLARKMPITFLTFLVAVFSTAGVPLYSGFVSKWMIYHALLQKGYVFLAVMTLLGSIMILLVFVKFLHSAYFGKVEKRFMNVSRVDLYMAVPMGILAVLNILLGIFPSIMLKPINMVLEGFGFNPISYTLASVSIGADTLNMADLSVYLIIAIIIGGSLIMYFGRKERNTHIFLSGVRDLSESEIHLHSQNYYEPLIVLISSIVRVTKRIFGLKGGYVER, from the coding sequence GTGGAAAGTATTGTGTTTTTATTTCTCCTTGTGATTCTCGCACTCAAAATATTTGCTTTAACAAACAAAGAAAATGTTAAAAAGTCGTTTGTTGTTGCAAGTATTGCTGAGCTGTTTTATCTGGGAGTCGCAATTATTTCAAACAGCGCATTAAGCGCTGCGGTACTGCATATTGAATATCAGACGGTGTTCAGAATTTTGGCGTTTTTGATGCTGTTTGAATTTTTTGCTTTTGCAAAAAGCGAAAAATTAAGCGATCTTGCCGGTGTAGGATTCGGCTGGAGCGGTGTAGTGTTCGGTTTTGCAATATTCGGCAGTTTGGGAGTGTCTTTAATTACTTCTAAACAGTTAATTCTAAATGCTTTTTCAAGTGCGGGGATGTTTGAGCTTGGGTATATGATTGTTGTAATCAATATCGTTCAGGCAGTTTATTTAATGTCCCTTTTTGAAACTATTGTATTTAAAAAAGGTGAAAAAACTGCAAAAATCACAAATCTGCTGCCTGTAGGTATTTTTACATTAGCGGGTATTGCGGTGTTTGTACTGCCTCAGGTTTATTTGATCATACCTAAATTATTCGGAAACATTAAACCGTTTACTTTGAGTTTCGGGTTTGATTTCAGCGGAATTAGAGGTATTTTTGCATTAATATTCGCTTTTATTGCATTTATTGTATTTTTATATTCTTTCGATTATATACAAAAACATAAAAAATTCTATTATTCGGCTTTAGCCATACTTTCAATTGCTTTAATAGAAGTTGCTCTTAGCGACAGTTTTGAAAGTTTTTATCTTTTCTGGGAGCTTATGACGATTTCTTCATATCTTTTAATTATGCACAGCAGGGAAGATGCGGCGATTAGTGCTGCAAAAATATATTTTGTAATGTGTATCGGCGGTGCATATCTGTTGCAGCTTGCATTTTCTGATTTTTATGCGAACGGTATGGAGTATTTTACTGACGTTTCCGCCGTTTCTTTAAATATCGGAATACTTATGCTTCTAGGTTTCGGTGTAAAAGCCGGTATTGTGCCTCTTCATAAATGGCTGCCGGCAGCGCATCCGGAAGCTCCAAGCAGTATTTCCGCGCCTCTTTCAGGTATTTTAACAAAAGCGGGTATTTTTGGAATTATTACATTAATATACGTATTTAACTTCAATTCACAGATTTTTTCTTATTTGTTAATAGGTATCGGTCTTGTGACTCTTTTTTACGGTGAAATTAAAACTCTTTTTGAAAAAGACATTAAAAGACTGTTTGCGTATTCCACAATCGGTCAAATCGGTGAAATAGTTACTGTGCTGGGACTGATGAGCTCTCTTGCTCTCAGCGGCGCTCTTTATCATATAATCAACCATGCGGTGGTAAAAGACCTGTTGTTTTTAAGCGCCGGTCTTTTAATTATGAGCGCAGGCAGCAGAAACCTTGACGATTTAAAAGGTATCGGTAAAAAAATGCCTCTTTTGGCGTTTCCTCTCGGTGTAGGCGTTTTTGCAATAAGCGCTTTTCCTCCTTTTGGGAATTTCAACTCTAAATTTTTAATGATAAACGCAAGTATGCAAAGCGACAATTATCTTGTTGCGTTTGGATTGATTATAGGTGCGGTTATCGGGTTTATAGGTATGCTCAGGGTGTTCAGATTTATCTTTTTATTAAACCCTGTCAGAGAATTTAAAAAAGTAGGGGGACTTAAACTCTGGGTTGTCTATTTACTGGCGTTCGTGTCTTTTCTTTTAGGTGTGTTTCCGAAAGAAGTGTTAAGTTTCATCAATTCGGCTATTCATCAGACTCTGGCGTTAAACGTAAACACTCCTGATTTCGTGTTAAATCTGCCTTTAAGCGTAATAATTATGACATTGGGCGCTATTGTGGTGTTTTTCTTCGGTAAAACAAGTAAAAACGCAGGTATATTGGCGGCAAGTTTTTCGTTTATAGCGCTTCTTGAAATTTTCACTCATAAATTCAGTTTCGGTGTGTTTTTTGCCGGGCTAGTACTGTTTATGGCCGTACTTAATTTTACTTATGCAATACAGTATATGGACCACTCTCATAAACCAAACAGATTCTTTGCTAATTTTATGGTTATGATAGTAGGGATTTTAGGAGTGGCGCTGGCTAAAAACATTTATAATATGTTCTTTTTCTGGGAAATTATGGGCGGATGGGCTCTGTATATCGCACTTGTGCATGAAGAAGACGATTATTCGATAAGGGAAGCCAGCAAATATCTCGTATATAATTTTGCCGGTGCGGGAATACTTATGATAGGACTGTCTGTAATATTAAAATATGGAAACAGCTGTCTGGTATTTAAAACAATTCCTTTAACACATGAGGTTATATTTGCCATCAGTCTGCTTACAATCGGATTCCTTGCCAAAGCGGCACAGCTTCCGATAAGAATAGATTATCAAATGCACCCTAAACCGGCACCGACTCCGATAAGCGGATATATTTCTTCCACAATGTTAAAAACAGGTCCTTTTATGCTTGTTAAGATGTTTTATTTCATAATTGCTGGAGCTGTTGCAATAAGACTCGCAAGTATTGGTGTTATCGGGCATATAGCCGCAACTGTGGGTGTTGTTACTATCTTGATGGGAGCGGCTTTCGGACTGCTTACTAACTCTATGAAAAGACTTCTTATTTTCTTAACGGTTGCCGAGATAGGATATATCATAGCCGGTGTGTCTCTTCTGACTAACGACGGTTTGGCGGGAGGACTTTTACATCTTGTAAACCATATGTTCTTTAAAGATCTGCTTTTCTTAAGTGCGGGAGCGATTTTCTATAAAACCGGAATTGACAACCTTGACGAAATCGGCGGGCTTGCAAGAAAAATGCCTATTACGTTTTTGACGTTCCTTGTAGCTGTGTTTTCAACAGCCGGTGTGCCTTTATACAGCGGTTTCGTTTCAAAATGGATGATTTATCACGCTCTTTTACAAAAAGGGTATGTATTCCTGGCCGTCATGACGCTTCTCGGAAGTATTATGATTTTGCTTGTGTTTGTTAAATTCCTGCATTCGGCTTATTTCGGTAAAGTTGAAAAAAGATTTATGAACGTCAGCAGGGTCGATTTGTATATGGCGGTTCCTATGGGAATACTCGCTGTTTTAAATATTCTTTTAGGTATTTTCCCTTCAATAATGCTTAAACCTATAAACATGGTTCTTGAAGGATTCGGATTTAATCCAATTTCATATACTTTGGCTTCTGTAAGTATCGGAGCCGATACGCTAAATATGGCAGACCTGTCAGTTTATCTGATAATAGCCATTATTATAGGCGGATCGTTAATTATGTATTTTGGCAGAAAAGAAAGAAATACGCATATATTCCTCTCCGGAGTCAGAGATTTGAGCGAAAGCGAAATTCATCTGCATTCACAAAACTATTACGAGCCGTTAATAGTGCTTATCTCTTCTATTGTTAGAGTAACCAAAAGAATATTCGGTTTAAAAGGAGGTTACGTTGAACGCTAA
- a CDS encoding FxsA family protein, whose translation MGLIYFLVYLFLEILFSYEFAKVFTPFGLFLEVLVTAVAGITIIRTLNFSMYESMQRVMRREISEEEFISIGLFKLIGAILLFIPGVFSDMVGLLLMFEPFAKWFAKKFLKSNTVYHGTHYYNDDSDIIDVEIIEEIPKKD comes from the coding sequence ATGGGACTAATATATTTTTTGGTGTATCTTTTTTTGGAGATACTTTTTTCTTATGAATTTGCAAAAGTTTTTACGCCTTTCGGGCTTTTTTTGGAAGTTCTTGTAACTGCGGTTGCCGGTATTACTATCATCAGAACCCTTAATTTTTCTATGTATGAGAGTATGCAGCGTGTTATGCGCAGGGAAATCAGCGAAGAAGAATTTATTTCAATAGGGCTTTTTAAGCTTATCGGTGCGATTTTACTTTTTATTCCTGGTGTTTTCAGTGATATGGTCGGGCTGCTTTTAATGTTTGAACCGTTTGCTAAATGGTTTGCAAAAAAATTCTTAAAAAGCAACACCGTTTATCACGGAACTCATTATTACAATGACGATTCTGACATTATAGATGTGGAAATAATAGAAGAAATCCCGAAAAAGGATTAA
- a CDS encoding GNAT family N-acetyltransferase: MKIIFDVYDYIDDLMALYKNEWWSDKRSKDDVIKMLQNTTFVFGIVKDDKLIAFCRVLSDLVYKALIFDVIVDKNYRGEGVSKILLNEVFNHPKLRNVAGFELYCLEEMKDYYEKLGFKKLDLILMKR, encoded by the coding sequence TTGAAAATCATCTTTGATGTGTATGATTATATTGATGATTTGATGGCTCTTTACAAAAACGAGTGGTGGAGTGATAAAAGAAGCAAGGATGACGTTATAAAAATGCTTCAAAACACCACTTTTGTTTTCGGTATAGTTAAAGATGATAAGCTAATAGCATTTTGCCGGGTTTTAAGTGATTTAGTTTATAAAGCATTGATTTTTGACGTCATTGTCGATAAAAATTATAGAGGAGAGGGTGTAAGTAAAATTTTATTAAATGAGGTTTTTAATCATCCGAAATTAAGAAATGTTGCAGGGTTTGAGCTTTATTGTTTAGAGGAGATGAAAGATTATTATGAAAAATTAGGTTTTAAAAAGCTTGATTTGATATTAATGAAGAGGTGA
- a CDS encoding proline--tRNA ligase — MRWSRFFAYTQKEAPKDAVVASHKYLVRGGYIKQVAAGIYDFAPLGKMVLDNIRDIIKREMDASGAQEVMLTFVTPNELWEETGRAKKYGKELLRIKDRKDQSFVLAPTNEESVVDLVRGTVKSYKQLPVNLYQINLKFRDEARPRFGLLRGREFIMKDAYSFHATEEDLDREFNLMEETYKNIFTKLGLDFRAVWADSGAIGGSGSKEFMVLAETGEDDIVVCSECDYAANIEVATRKHEKRENPVKTEVIEEVHTPDMKSIEDVCNFIGVDSYFSIKAVVKKAIYDDGKSEIVVFFVRGTDTLEETKATNAVGALELVDASEEELEAVGLVPGFIGPFGLPSSVKYIIDDDLRMAEELVCGANKKDYHIKGAGLLDANLLGNLTVYRDIAAVKEGDKCPKCGAPLKITKGIEVGHIFKLGTVYSEPMNATFLDENGKAKPFIMGCYGIGVSRLISAAIEQNHDDKGIIWPKQIAPFVVDIIVGDVKKDEQLIFAEDLYDKLTSAGVKTILDDRAERFGPKIADFELVGFPVCVIVGKKLKDGKVEVRNRRTGEKFEVEKEMALEKVMEIINN; from the coding sequence ATGAGATGGAGTAGATTTTTTGCCTATACACAAAAAGAAGCACCGAAAGACGCCGTGGTTGCAAGCCACAAGTACCTGGTAAGAGGCGGGTATATCAAGCAGGTGGCCGCGGGAATATATGATTTTGCGCCTCTTGGAAAAATGGTGCTTGATAATATCAGGGATATCATAAAAAGAGAGATGGACGCTTCAGGTGCACAGGAAGTAATGCTTACATTCGTGACACCTAACGAACTTTGGGAAGAGACCGGAAGGGCTAAAAAATACGGAAAAGAATTACTAAGAATTAAAGACAGAAAAGACCAAAGTTTTGTATTAGCTCCTACAAACGAGGAGAGTGTGGTTGATCTCGTTAGAGGAACTGTTAAAAGTTATAAACAACTGCCTGTTAACCTTTATCAGATAAATCTTAAATTCAGGGATGAGGCAAGACCGAGATTCGGACTTCTCAGGGGACGTGAATTTATAATGAAAGACGCATATTCGTTTCATGCTACTGAGGAAGACCTTGACAGGGAATTTAATTTAATGGAAGAGACGTATAAAAATATTTTCACTAAACTGGGACTTGACTTTAGAGCCGTATGGGCAGACAGCGGAGCAATAGGCGGAAGCGGATCTAAAGAATTTATGGTACTTGCGGAAACGGGTGAAGATGACATCGTAGTATGCAGCGAGTGTGACTATGCGGCAAACATAGAAGTGGCTACAAGAAAACATGAAAAAAGAGAAAACCCTGTAAAAACGGAAGTAATTGAAGAGGTACATACTCCTGATATGAAATCTATTGAAGATGTGTGTAATTTTATAGGTGTTGATTCGTATTTCAGTATAAAAGCGGTTGTTAAAAAAGCTATATATGATGACGGGAAAAGCGAAATAGTTGTGTTTTTCGTAAGAGGAACCGATACGCTTGAAGAAACCAAAGCTACAAATGCTGTAGGTGCGCTTGAACTTGTGGACGCAAGCGAGGAAGAACTTGAAGCTGTAGGGCTTGTACCAGGGTTTATCGGACCGTTCGGGCTTCCAAGCAGTGTAAAATATATAATCGACGATGATTTAAGAATGGCCGAAGAGCTTGTATGCGGTGCGAATAAAAAAGACTATCACATCAAAGGTGCGGGTCTTTTAGATGCGAATCTGCTTGGAAACCTCACTGTATACAGGGATATAGCCGCTGTAAAAGAAGGGGATAAATGTCCAAAATGCGGAGCTCCTTTGAAAATAACAAAAGGAATTGAAGTAGGGCATATTTTTAAACTCGGAACCGTTTACAGTGAGCCTATGAACGCAACGTTTTTGGATGAAAACGGTAAAGCCAAGCCGTTTATTATGGGATGTTACGGAATAGGCGTCAGCAGACTGATTTCCGCCGCAATAGAGCAAAACCATGACGACAAAGGGATTATCTGGCCTAAACAGATTGCTCCTTTTGTGGTTGATATAATAGTAGGGGATGTTAAAAAGGACGAGCAGTTAATTTTTGCTGAAGATTTGTATGATAAACTGACAAGTGCTGGAGTTAAAACGATACTTGACGACAGAGCAGAGAGATTCGGGCCTAAAATTGCGGATTTTGAGCTTGTGGGATTCCCTGTATGTGTTATTGTCGGAAAAAAACTTAAAGACGGTAAAGTGGAAGTAAGAAATAGACGCACGGGCGAGAAGTTCGAGGTTGAAAAAGAGATGGCGCTTGAGAAAGTGATGGAGATAATTAATAATTGA
- a CDS encoding type I restriction endonuclease subunit R gives MSYETNPIAETKNFIVLDKYEKIPQVNDMYQSEYDLEMSFIKDLANQGYVFRKDIKNHDDLLKNAREKIEKLNSVKFTDEEWQRFLEEYLDKPGEGRIEKTRKVHEDYVYDFVFDDGHIQNIYLLDKKNILRNSLEVIRQFEEAKNRYDVTILINGLPMVHVELKKRGVALKEAFNQIHRYSKESFNKEHSLFKYIQIFVISNGTDTRYFANTTKRDKNSFDFTMNWARADNKPIKDLKDFTATFFEKNTLLSVLIKYSVFDVTNTLLIMRPYQIAATERIIWKIKSAYNSKKWSSLEGGGYIWHTTGSGKTLTSFKTARLATELDFVKKVFFVVDRKDLDYQTMKEYQRFSPHSVNGSDSTAGLKRNIEKNDNKIIVTTIQKLNNLLKTEKDLDIYNEHVVFIFDEAHRSQFGEAQKNLKKRFKKYYQFGFTGTPIFPENAIGSQTTASVFGTELHSYVITDAIRDEKVLKFKVDYNDVRPEFKHFEKEIDIEKLSAYETKQAFLHPKRIEEITKYILENFARKTHRLTINSKGFNAMFAVSSVDAAKLYYETFGRLQKDAPHKLKIATIFSYAQNEEQNALGEIEEENFEPNALNSTAKEFLEKAIRDYNEMFKTSFSLDSKGFQNYYRDVSKRVKNGEVDLLIVVGMFLTGFDAPRLNTLFVDKNLRYHGLIQAYSRTNRIYDATKSFGNIVTFRDLEKATIEAIKLFGQSNTKNIILEKNFKEYMEGFKDILSGEAKRGYKEVVNELKEKFPNPDEIEKESEKKEFVKLFGEYLKLENILQNFDEFTLVSEIKNITDEKELEKIKESNFLDDETFEELKEIAKIMPPVRLVQDYKSVYNDIREWVRRERQSENEEKSQINWEDVVFEVELLKSQEINLDYILELILEKNRSSDSKEILINEIRSIIRSSLENRAKESLIVEFINSRNIDEFKDKTTIIKEFYEFARKKLKEEAKELIESEKLKEENAKRYIQISLKRGYASDMGTELNEILPKMSPLNPDYLGKKQRVFEKISAFVEKYKGIGIEV, from the coding sequence ATGAGTTACGAAACAAACCCGATAGCCGAAACGAAAAACTTTATTGTTTTGGACAAATACGAAAAAATACCGCAGGTAAACGATATGTATCAGAGTGAATATGATCTTGAAATGTCTTTTATTAAGGATTTAGCAAATCAGGGGTATGTGTTTAGAAAAGATATAAAAAATCACGATGATTTGCTAAAAAACGCAAGGGAAAAGATAGAAAAATTAAATTCGGTAAAATTCACTGATGAAGAGTGGCAGAGGTTTTTGGAAGAGTATCTTGACAAGCCGGGTGAGGGGAGAATAGAGAAGACAAGAAAAGTGCATGAAGATTACGTTTATGATTTTGTATTTGACGACGGACATATTCAAAACATTTACCTACTTGATAAAAAAAACATATTAAGAAACTCCCTTGAAGTTATAAGGCAGTTTGAAGAAGCAAAAAACAGATATGACGTAACGATTTTGATTAACGGTCTTCCGATGGTGCATGTGGAGCTGAAAAAAAGAGGAGTGGCTTTAAAAGAAGCCTTTAATCAGATTCACAGGTACTCAAAAGAGAGCTTTAATAAAGAGCATTCGCTATTTAAATATATTCAGATTTTCGTAATTTCAAACGGAACGGATACGAGATATTTTGCGAATACCACCAAAAGAGATAAAAACAGCTTTGATTTTACGATGAACTGGGCAAGGGCGGATAATAAGCCAATAAAAGATTTAAAAGATTTTACCGCTACTTTTTTTGAAAAAAACACACTTTTAAGCGTGCTTATAAAATATAGCGTCTTTGATGTGACAAATACCCTTCTTATTATGAGACCTTATCAGATAGCGGCGACTGAAAGGATTATCTGGAAAATAAAAAGTGCATATAATTCTAAAAAATGGAGCAGCCTTGAAGGCGGCGGATATATATGGCATACCACGGGAAGCGGTAAAACACTTACAAGTTTTAAAACCGCAAGGCTTGCAACCGAGCTTGATTTCGTAAAAAAAGTCTTTTTTGTTGTTGACAGGAAAGATCTTGATTATCAGACTATGAAAGAGTATCAAAGATTTTCTCCTCACAGCGTAAACGGCAGCGACAGCACTGCCGGACTTAAAAGAAACATAGAAAAAAACGATAATAAAATAATCGTTACCACGATTCAAAAACTAAATAATCTCCTAAAAACTGAAAAAGACCTTGATATTTACAACGAACATGTGGTTTTTATATTTGACGAAGCACATAGAAGTCAGTTCGGCGAAGCTCAGAAAAATCTCAAAAAAAGATTTAAAAAATATTATCAGTTCGGATTTACCGGTACTCCTATTTTTCCCGAAAACGCTATAGGCTCTCAAACGACCGCTTCAGTATTCGGAACGGAGCTTCACTCATATGTAATTACTGACGCTATAAGAGATGAAAAAGTGCTTAAATTCAAAGTGGATTATAACGATGTAAGACCTGAATTTAAACATTTCGAAAAAGAGATTGATATTGAAAAACTCTCCGCCTATGAAACAAAACAGGCTTTTTTGCATCCTAAAAGAATTGAAGAGATTACAAAATATATTCTTGAAAATTTTGCAAGAAAAACACACAGGCTTACTATAAATTCAAAAGGCTTTAATGCGATGTTTGCCGTTAGCAGTGTTGATGCGGCAAAGCTTTATTATGAAACTTTTGGGAGGCTTCAAAAGGACGCCCCGCATAAATTAAAAATCGCCACTATTTTTTCTTATGCCCAAAATGAAGAGCAAAACGCGCTTGGGGAGATAGAAGAAGAAAATTTTGAACCGAATGCTCTTAACTCTACAGCAAAAGAGTTTTTGGAAAAGGCTATTAGAGATTATAATGAAATGTTTAAGACAAGTTTTTCACTCGATTCAAAAGGTTTTCAAAATTACTACAGAGATGTTTCAAAAAGAGTTAAAAATGGTGAAGTCGATTTACTGATAGTGGTGGGAATGTTTCTTACGGGCTTTGACGCCCCGCGATTAAATACGCTTTTTGTGGATAAGAACTTAAGATACCACGGACTGATTCAGGCATACTCAAGAACGAACAGAATATATGACGCCACAAAAAGTTTTGGAAACATCGTAACATTCAGAGACCTTGAAAAAGCTACAATAGAAGCTATAAAACTTTTTGGGCAGAGCAATACGAAAAACATAATTCTTGAAAAAAACTTTAAAGAATATATGGAAGGATTTAAAGATATTTTAAGCGGTGAGGCAAAAAGAGGTTACAAAGAAGTGGTAAATGAGCTTAAAGAGAAATTTCCAAACCCGGATGAAATTGAAAAAGAGAGTGAAAAAAAAGAGTTTGTTAAACTTTTCGGCGAATATTTAAAACTTGAAAATATTTTACAAAACTTCGATGAATTTACACTTGTATCAGAAATAAAAAATATTACGGATGAAAAAGAACTTGAAAAAATTAAAGAAAGCAACTTCTTAGATGATGAAACGTTTGAAGAATTAAAAGAAATTGCGAAAATTATGCCACCCGTGAGACTTGTACAGGACTACAAATCCGTATATAACGATATAAGGGAATGGGTTAGAAGAGAAAGACAAAGTGAAAATGAAGAAAAATCACAAATAAACTGGGAAGATGTCGTATTTGAAGTTGAACTTCTTAAATCACAGGAGATTAATCTTGATTATATACTTGAACTGATACTTGAAAAAAACCGCTCAAGCGACTCAAAAGAGATTTTGATTAATGAAATAAGAAGTATAATTCGTTCAAGCCTTGAAAACAGAGCGAAAGAATCTTTGATTGTAGAATTTATAAACAGCAGAAATATAGACGAATTTAAAGATAAAACAACAATAATTAAAGAATTTTATGAGTTTGCAAGAAAAAAACTAAAAGAAGAAGCCAAAGAACTTATTGAGAGTGAAAAGCTAAAAGAGGAAAATGCAAAAAGATACATTCAAATCTCTTTAAAAAGAGGATATGCCAGTGATATGGGGACTGAGTTGAATGAAATTCTTCCTAAAATGAGTCCTCTTAATCCTGATTATCTTGGAAAAAAACAGAGAGTTTTTGAAAAAATTTCCGCATTTGTTGAAAAATACAAGGGAATAGGGATTGAAGTATAA